The genomic DNA CTGTCGGCAAAGTCGAGCGATGAAGAACGAAACACTGCTCAACAGAAACTGCGTGACCGCATTGTGAACTTCATTTTCGTTGTCGATCTTTACAACGAGGGTGTCGACATTCCGGAAGTCGACACGGTGTTGTTTCTGCGGCCCACGGAAAGCCTTACCGTGTTCCTTCAGCAACTTGGGCGCGGGCTGCGTTTGCATCCGGATAAGGAGTGCCTGACCGTGCTCGACTTCATCGGAACGCAACGCAAAGAATTTCGTTTCGCCAGTCGTTTCAGAGCTCTAAGTGGGAAGCCTACCGCCAAACTTGATGCCGAGATCGAAGCCGAATTTCCACACCTGCCCAGCGGATGCGTTATCAAGCTCGAAAGGGTCGCTCAACAACGAGTGCTGGAAAACGTTCGCCAATCAATTCGTTTGATTCGCCCACGGATGCTGGGCGCGCTACGAGATTTGAAACAGTACCTTGACCGAACGCCGACGATCGAAGATGCCATCGATTACTTTGACACGTCGTTGGACGAATTGCTGAAACGCGGTTTGTGGTCGCGTTTGCTTGCCGATGCGAAGATCGGCGCCCAAGTTGTTGCTCCCGATGAGCCACAACTCGCCAAAGGACTGTGCCGGCTGAGTCATGTAAATTGTCCCCAACAGATTGCCGAACTGAAAGCGTATTTGGTGTCTTCGCATCCACCATCGCGAACCCAAATGTCTACGCTCATTGAAATGCTGCACACTGCACTATGGGGCACCCAGCATGTAGGAATGTCGCTGGACGAAGCGGACCAACGATTACGAGCGAATCCGTCGGTGGTTCAGGACCTCAGCGATATCCTGGACTATCGCTTGAAGCATTCGCCTCTGATTGTGTCTCCCACCTCGCCGTCCTACGCCCCCTTGGCGATCCACGCAAACTACACGCGCGACGAGATCCTGGTTGGGCTGGGGCACTGGCGATTCAACAATCGGCCGAGCCAGCGTGAAGGCGTTTTGCACATGAAAACGCGGAAGCTTGACGTCTTCTTTGTGACGCTGCAGAAGTCGGAAGACGAGTATTCACCAACGACCATGTACGAGGACTACCTCATCTCGCACGACCTTTTCCACTGGCAATCGCAGAGCAATACGTCGGAGCAATCCCCAACGGGCCAACGATACATCCGACATCGCGAGCGTCACTACACTCCGCTGCTGTTCGTCAGGGAGACGAAAACTCTTACTTCCGGATTAGCTGCCCCCTATCACTTCCTCGGTCCTTGTCACTACGTCAGCCATACCGGCAGTCGCCCCATCAGCATCACTTGGAAACTAGAGCATGCGGTTCCAACTCGCCTGTTGCGGACAATGGCCCGACAGGTCGCGGTTTAGTGGAACAACAACGCGGGTAACAACTTGGACGGTCCGCCTGACGGGGGCCGGGCATGTTGGCTATACCTGTAGCTCTGCGACAGCACTCGTCGACGAAGAGACGCTGGTCGGGCTGTCGGATCAAGGCCTACTCCAGTTCGCCGAAGACGTGTACTTCAATAGTCCCAGTGCCGGTGCGGCGATCGTTGCCGCAGGAAACACCAACGGACGTATCGCTTGGAAAATTGTCGGCACCCGACAAACGTATGGTGAATGGCATCAGGCACAACTCCCAAGTGATGATGACGAATGAAGATCTATCTGACGACGAACGAGCCGCTCCGGATGGCTGGCGACGCGTTTCTTGGCCCGATGAGGTGATCGAGCTACTGAAAGCTGGTGGCGTCAGTGCGATCAGCTTGGATCACGACCTTGGCGACGAAGACCGGGGGACAGGCTGCGATGTGGTACTGTGGATCGAAGACCAGTTGCAATGCACGGGTCTGTGCCTCCAGCGATGAAGGTTTATACGGCAAACGTGTCGGCGAGGACTAAGCACGTCACAATGTGTTTTTCGGTTAAACCGCGAGCGATTCAGGCTGCTCAGAAATTTAAAACGCGGGGCGTTGCCCACGCGGTTAAACTAGAAGACTCCTTGCTGGCTGCATAGGATGGGAAACGGTATCCGAGCGATTGATTCGATGGTGAGATAGCGCGATGAGTAAGCTGCATTTCCTGCCGGTTGTCGATACCGACGAACTGGCTCGCATGAACCAGAGTGTTCTGGAGATTCGTCATGAAACCGCGGAGTCGCTCGGGCGGTCGGCTCTGGAAGCGATCGATCGTGGCGAATACCTCACCGACGCCGGGACCGTTGATTGGGCTGCGTCGATCCAAAAGGCAAAAGCGTCGAAGGTTTCCATTTCGCCAGACGCTTCGCTGCCTCCGGTTGAGAGCAACAGGTATTCGGAAACGCATGTCACCGTTGCCAATCAAACGACGTTCGCTGCCGCTCGCGATCTATTGGACCAAGGCCATCGGCCGTTGGCGTTGAACTTTGCAAACGGTGTCGAGACAGGAGGCGGATTCTTGCGTGGCGCGACGGCTCAGGAGGAAGCGCTCTGCCGCTGCAGTGCGTTGTACGCGACCCTAATCGGCGATCCGATGTATGATTTTCACCGCGAGACCGATCCGGCGGCATCGAGTGCGTGGGCGATCCTGTCGCCCGACGTGCCTGTCTTTCGCGACGACGCGGGGATGGAGTACGATCAACCTTGGTTGCTCAGCTTCCTCACGTGCGCGGCACCGTACGCTCCTGCGATCGGGCGAGCGCGGTCGGCGAAAATGCTACGTCAACGAATCGACCGCGTTCTTGCGATCGCTCAGGCCTATCGATACAACTCACTTGTCCTGGGGGCATGGGGATGTGGCGCGTTTGGCAACGATCCGCTGCAGA from Rosistilla oblonga includes the following:
- a CDS encoding DUF4357 domain-containing protein, whose translation is MRFQLACCGQWPDRSRFSGTTTRVTTWTVRLTGAGHVGYTCSSATALVDEETLVGLSDQGLLQFAEDVYFNSPSAGAAIVAAGNTNGRIAWKIVGTRQTYGEWHQAQLPSDDDE
- a CDS encoding cyclic-phosphate processing receiver domain-containing protein, which gives rise to MMTNEDLSDDERAAPDGWRRVSWPDEVIELLKAGGVSAISLDHDLGDEDRGTGCDVVLWIEDQLQCTGLCLQR
- a CDS encoding TIGR02452 family protein, giving the protein MSKLHFLPVVDTDELARMNQSVLEIRHETAESLGRSALEAIDRGEYLTDAGTVDWAASIQKAKASKVSISPDASLPPVESNRYSETHVTVANQTTFAAARDLLDQGHRPLALNFANGVETGGGFLRGATAQEEALCRCSALYATLIGDPMYDFHRETDPAASSAWAILSPDVPVFRDDAGMEYDQPWLLSFLTCAAPYAPAIGRARSAKMLRQRIDRVLAIAQAYRYNSLVLGAWGCGAFGNDPLQTAKDFRGALEADFAGVFSSVIFAIADWSQQRRYLRPFSDVFSEA